One genomic region from Candidatus Caldarchaeum subterraneum encodes:
- a CDS encoding transcriptional regulator encodes MRKRNLKNIIAGEVVFSKRPGEVLKKWRTLFELSQKSIAREMSISSSVLSDYEKSRRKSPGTDFIRRYVEALIRLDEKRGGLKIREFASDVQTLSDVVLGMSEYTTPKTMAEVVKLLKGVWLAGQEQQNSLIFGYTVVDSIEAIKRLGPYDFFRLLGASTERVVVFTNVERGRSPIIAAKIFPLRPRLIAIHGPRRVEDVDAMAVELAKKERLPYVLSLHQTVEDVLASLSQ; translated from the coding sequence GTGAGGAAGAGGAACCTGAAGAACATCATCGCTGGTGAAGTTGTTTTTTCAAAGAGGCCCGGCGAGGTTTTGAAGAAGTGGCGCACGTTGTTTGAGCTGAGTCAGAAAAGCATCGCCAGGGAGATGAGCATCTCCTCAAGCGTTCTGAGCGACTATGAGAAGAGTAGGCGAAAGTCTCCGGGAACCGATTTTATCAGGAGATATGTCGAGGCGCTTATCCGGCTTGATGAGAAACGGGGAGGCTTGAAGATAAGGGAGTTCGCGTCGGATGTTCAGACGCTTTCAGACGTTGTTCTGGGGATGTCTGAGTACACGACTCCCAAAACCATGGCCGAGGTGGTGAAGCTGTTGAAGGGGGTGTGGCTGGCTGGGCAGGAGCAGCAGAATTCGCTGATTTTCGGCTACACAGTCGTCGACAGCATAGAGGCCATCAAGAGGCTCGGGCCCTATGATTTCTTCAGACTCCTCGGAGCAAGCACCGAGAGGGTGGTTGTGTTCACGAACGTGGAGAGAGGCCGCTCGCCGATTATTGCTGCTAAAATTTTTCCGCTGAGGCCGCGGCTGATAGCAATACATGGGCCGAGGCGTGTTGAGGACGTGGACGCGATGGCCGTTGAGCTGGCGAAAAAAGAACGTTTGCCCTACGTCTTGTCGCTTCATCAAACTGTTGAAGATGTTTTGGCGAGCCTCAGCCAGTAG
- a CDS encoding dehydrogenase, whose product MGLARVVCFYVGCFGLVWGVWLRAAVFHGPGDLRVMDVGRPSPGRGEVLVRTFVTLTCGTDLKMFLRGHPYARPPVIMGHEFAGVVVEVGEEVDWVNVGDEVVAANSAPCGYCIYCKLGRFNLCENLGETIIGFSVDGAYAEYIKLPRRIVTFNLYKLPKGLEPRVAALLEPLACVVRGQRLIHIDVGDAVAVVGAGPIGLLHMLLSRLSGARKVIVLDVNWNRLRFASELGADIVVNSGEEDARKRVLEETGGIGADVVIEAVGLPETWERALTLVRKGGTVLFFGGPPGGTKLTADTHTIHYGELSLHGSFHHTPQDVVRALRLLESKKLPFEKLITGEARLEDIHRVFEELRQGKHIKVAIKS is encoded by the coding sequence TTGGGCTTGGCTCGTGTTGTTTGTTTTTATGTCGGCTGTTTTGGTTTAGTGTGGGGTGTTTGGTTGAGGGCTGCTGTTTTTCACGGGCCTGGTGACCTTCGTGTGATGGATGTTGGGAGGCCTTCGCCTGGAAGAGGTGAGGTGTTGGTTAGGACGTTTGTGACGCTTACTTGTGGAACGGATTTGAAGATGTTTCTCCGCGGTCATCCTTATGCGAGGCCTCCTGTGATAATGGGGCATGAGTTCGCGGGTGTGGTTGTCGAGGTGGGTGAAGAGGTTGACTGGGTGAACGTGGGTGATGAGGTTGTCGCAGCCAACTCCGCGCCATGCGGCTACTGCATCTACTGCAAGCTCGGCCGCTTCAACCTCTGCGAAAACCTCGGTGAAACAATAATCGGGTTCAGCGTCGACGGAGCATACGCGGAATACATCAAGCTCCCCCGCCGCATCGTAACCTTCAACCTCTACAAGCTGCCCAAAGGCCTTGAACCACGTGTCGCGGCGTTGCTTGAGCCCCTCGCCTGTGTGGTGAGGGGTCAGCGGCTGATTCACATCGATGTCGGAGACGCTGTGGCTGTTGTGGGAGCTGGGCCCATCGGGTTGCTTCACATGTTGCTGTCACGGTTATCGGGTGCGAGGAAGGTGATTGTCCTCGACGTAAACTGGAACAGGCTGCGCTTTGCCTCGGAGCTGGGAGCAGACATCGTGGTCAACAGCGGTGAAGAGGATGCGAGGAAACGTGTCCTCGAGGAGACGGGCGGCATCGGTGCAGATGTTGTGATAGAGGCTGTGGGTCTTCCGGAGACATGGGAGAGGGCGTTGACACTTGTTCGGAAAGGCGGCACCGTCCTCTTCTTCGGCGGCCCACCCGGAGGCACAAAGCTCACAGCCGACACCCACACTATCCACTACGGTGAACTCAGCCTCCACGGCTCCTTCCACCACACACCCCAAGACGTCGTAAGAGCCCTCAGACTTCTCGAGTCAAAGAAGCTACCCTTCGAAAAACTCATAACAGGCGAAGCACGTCTCGAGGACATTCACAGGGTTTTCGAGGAGCTTAGACAGGGAAAACACATCAAGGTAGCCATTAAAAGCTAA